One segment of Pleomorphomonas sp. PLEO DNA contains the following:
- a CDS encoding aldo/keto reductase, with product MTLPFDDKPAYRFGFGASGLGTLTWDVPDDVSDALLAEAWTEGFRYYDTSPLYGFGLSELRVGRFLRNRPRGEYLLSTKVGRYFVPYKSGETPDRGGWVRPQPLKPVLDFTYDGFMRSLEQSYNRLGAQTIDIVYIHDLDRRNLKDDFDRHYRDTLDSGFRALDELRRSGDLRAIGAGINEADVATDLISKLDLDVVMLAGRYTLLEQPGLADFLPLAEQRGVGVVAVAIFNSGILVKPPEAGGNYDYGAAPVEIIEKARRIAAVCAEVGTEMPAAAVHFPLAHPAVKAVVVGMSRLGAAKQNFGWYRTAVPAGLWDRLRAEGLLPAEAPTP from the coding sequence ATGACACTTCCGTTCGACGACAAGCCTGCCTATCGCTTCGGGTTCGGCGCATCCGGCCTTGGCACGCTGACCTGGGACGTGCCGGATGACGTTTCGGACGCTCTTCTGGCTGAGGCTTGGACAGAGGGCTTCCGTTACTATGATACCTCGCCGCTTTATGGCTTCGGCCTCAGCGAACTCAGGGTTGGCCGCTTCCTTCGCAACCGGCCGCGCGGCGAGTATCTCCTGTCGACCAAGGTCGGTCGCTATTTCGTGCCCTACAAGAGCGGTGAAACGCCTGACCGGGGAGGCTGGGTACGGCCGCAGCCGCTGAAGCCGGTGCTCGACTTCACCTACGACGGCTTCATGCGTTCGCTGGAGCAATCCTATAATCGGCTGGGAGCCCAGACGATCGATATCGTCTATATCCACGACCTCGATCGGCGGAATCTAAAAGACGACTTCGATAGGCACTATCGCGACACGCTCGACAGCGGTTTTCGGGCGCTGGACGAATTGCGACGCAGTGGCGACCTCAGAGCAATCGGCGCCGGCATCAACGAAGCCGACGTGGCGACCGATCTCATCTCCAAGCTCGATCTTGACGTGGTGATGCTAGCCGGCCGCTATACGCTGCTCGAACAGCCGGGGCTCGCCGATTTCCTGCCACTTGCCGAGCAGAGGGGCGTTGGCGTGGTGGCGGTTGCTATTTTCAACTCCGGAATCCTGGTGAAGCCGCCGGAGGCCGGAGGCAATTATGATTACGGCGCTGCTCCCGTCGAGATCATAGAGAAAGCGCGACGAATCGCCGCCGTGTGTGCTGAGGTCGGCACCGAAATGCCAGCGGCGGCCGTTCATTTCCCGCTCGCCCACCCCGCGGTCAAAGCAGTTGTTGTCGGCATGAGCCGGCTCGGTGCCGCCAAACAGAACTTCGGCTGGTACCGGACAGCGGTTCCCGCTGGCCTTTGGGATCGGCTCAGAGCAGAAGGGCTGCTACCGGCTGAGGCGCCGACCCCCTGA
- the xylF gene encoding D-xylose ABC transporter substrate-binding protein: MAAHASADKPVIGFSIDDLRVERWARDRDYFIAAAKDLGAEVVVTSADANEQKQVNQVETLIAKKVDAIAIVPMNSQVFGEVIDEAHKAGIKIVSYDRLILNADEDAYISFDNERVGFLQGEAVLKAAPQGNYYLLGGAPTDNNAKLLRAGQEKAIQAAVDAGKVKVIGSQWVKEWSATEAMSIMENALTAADNKIDAVIASNDGTAGGAIQALAAQGLAGKVAISGQDADLAAIKRVIDGTQTVTVYKPLKLIASEAAKLSYKLVKGEKVEFTAKLDNGKKQVDSVLLTPIPLTKENVMKVVEDGFYTKEQVGAK, from the coding sequence ATGGCAGCCCATGCGTCGGCCGATAAGCCGGTCATCGGCTTCTCGATTGACGACCTGCGTGTTGAACGCTGGGCTCGCGACCGCGATTACTTCATCGCCGCCGCCAAGGATCTGGGCGCCGAAGTGGTGGTGACCTCGGCCGATGCCAACGAGCAGAAGCAGGTCAACCAGGTCGAGACCCTGATCGCCAAGAAGGTCGACGCCATCGCCATCGTGCCGATGAACTCACAGGTATTCGGCGAAGTTATCGACGAGGCCCACAAGGCCGGCATCAAGATCGTGTCCTATGACCGCCTGATCCTGAACGCCGATGAAGACGCCTACATCTCCTTCGACAACGAGCGCGTCGGCTTCCTGCAGGGCGAGGCTGTCCTCAAGGCCGCCCCCCAGGGCAACTACTACCTGCTGGGTGGCGCGCCGACCGACAACAACGCCAAATTGCTTCGCGCCGGTCAGGAGAAGGCCATCCAGGCTGCTGTCGACGCCGGCAAAGTGAAGGTGATCGGCTCGCAGTGGGTCAAGGAGTGGAGCGCCACCGAAGCCATGTCGATCATGGAGAACGCGCTGACCGCCGCCGATAACAAGATCGACGCGGTTATCGCCTCGAACGACGGCACGGCCGGTGGTGCCATTCAGGCTCTCGCCGCCCAGGGCCTCGCTGGCAAGGTTGCCATCTCCGGTCAGGACGCCGACCTCGCTGCGATCAAGCGCGTGATCGACGGCACGCAGACGGTTACCGTCTACAAGCCGCTGAAGCTGATTGCCTCTGAAGCCGCCAAGCTGTCCTACAAGCTGGTCAAGGGCGAAAAGGTTGAGTTCACCGCCAAGCTGGACAACGGCAAGAAGCAGGTCGACTCGGTTCTGCTGACGCCGATCCCGCTGACCAAGGAAAACGTGATGAAGGTCGTCGAGGACGGCTTCTACACGAAGGAACAGGTCGGAGCCAAGTAA
- a CDS encoding xylose ABC transporter ATP-binding protein — protein sequence MSDYLLEMHNITKDFNGVKAIDGIHLQVRRGECVGLCGENGAGKSTLMKVLSAVYPYGTWSGEILWEGKELKARNIRETEEAGIVIIHQELMMVPHLTVAENIFLGTEPRTKAGFIDYDRMNAEAAKLMARLKMSDINVALPVYNYSGGKQQLVEIAKALNKNAKLLILDEPTSALTTSETRTLLDLIKEFKAHGMACVYISHKLDEVAEIADTVTVIRDGTHIGTLPMAELDTNKIITMMVGREMKNLFPREAHTIGEVIFEAKDITCWDVTNRERKVVDGVSFEIRKGEILGMAGLVGAGRTELACKLFGCWPGDNDGKVFLEGKEINVREPRDAVKLGICMVPEDRKRHGIIPLMGVGYNITMSVLKRYTSGGFIQSEVELAEIQNQIIRMKVKTAEPLLPISSLSGGNQQKAVVAKMLLPEPKVLILDEPTRGIDVGAKYEIYKLIFELAKQGVAVLMISSEMPEVLGISDRVLVMCEGKLRGNFINEGLTQEKVLAAAIGQPITEAA from the coding sequence ATGTCAGACTATCTCTTGGAGATGCACAACATCACCAAGGACTTTAATGGCGTCAAGGCGATCGATGGAATTCATCTCCAGGTTCGTCGGGGCGAATGCGTTGGTCTTTGCGGCGAGAACGGCGCCGGCAAGTCGACACTGATGAAGGTTCTCTCGGCGGTCTATCCTTATGGGACCTGGTCGGGAGAAATCCTGTGGGAGGGCAAGGAACTCAAGGCGCGCAACATTCGCGAGACCGAGGAAGCGGGAATCGTCATCATCCATCAGGAACTGATGATGGTGCCGCATCTGACAGTGGCCGAGAATATCTTTCTCGGTACCGAGCCGCGGACCAAGGCTGGCTTCATCGATTACGACCGGATGAATGCCGAAGCCGCGAAGTTGATGGCCCGCCTCAAGATGAGCGACATCAACGTGGCGCTGCCGGTGTATAATTATTCGGGCGGCAAGCAACAGCTCGTGGAGATCGCCAAGGCGCTCAACAAGAATGCCAAGCTTTTGATCCTTGACGAACCGACATCGGCTCTGACGACCTCGGAAACCAGGACGCTTCTCGATCTCATCAAAGAATTCAAGGCCCATGGAATGGCCTGTGTCTACATCTCGCACAAACTCGACGAGGTGGCCGAGATTGCCGACACAGTTACCGTCATCCGCGATGGCACCCATATCGGCACGCTGCCTATGGCCGAACTCGATACCAACAAGATCATCACCATGATGGTCGGTCGCGAGATGAAGAACTTGTTCCCCCGCGAAGCGCACACCATCGGCGAAGTGATCTTCGAGGCGAAGGATATCACCTGCTGGGACGTCACCAACCGCGAACGCAAGGTGGTGGACGGCGTCTCATTCGAGATCCGGAAGGGCGAGATTCTCGGGATGGCCGGACTGGTCGGTGCCGGGCGGACGGAACTTGCCTGCAAGCTATTCGGCTGCTGGCCTGGCGACAATGACGGCAAGGTGTTCCTCGAAGGTAAGGAAATCAACGTCCGCGAGCCACGCGATGCCGTGAAGCTCGGTATCTGCATGGTTCCGGAGGACCGCAAGCGGCACGGCATCATTCCGCTGATGGGCGTGGGCTACAACATAACTATGTCGGTGCTGAAGCGCTACACCAGCGGCGGCTTTATCCAGTCCGAGGTCGAACTGGCCGAGATTCAGAACCAGATCATCCGCATGAAGGTCAAGACGGCGGAACCTCTTCTGCCGATCTCCTCGCTGTCAGGTGGTAATCAGCAGAAGGCGGTTGTCGCCAAGATGCTGTTGCCGGAGCCGAAGGTGCTGATCCTCGACGAACCGACGCGCGGTATCGATGTCGGCGCCAAATACGAGATCTACAAGCTGATCTTCGAACTCGCCAAACAGGGCGTCGCGGTGTTGATGATTTCCTCGGAAATGCCCGAGGTTCTCGGAATTAGCGACCGCGTTCTGGTTATGTGCGAGGGCAAACTGCGGGGCAACTTCATCAATGAAGGCCTGACGCAGGAGAAGGTTCTCGCCGCCGCCATTGGACAACCGATCACGGAAGCCGCCTAA